Proteins encoded together in one Pseudomonadota bacterium window:
- the gspD gene encoding type II secretion system protein GspD: MVALINPGGCGMEWERMEIVKRKGWLRTLLLLGCALWLASCTMWRSSVRDEALPPGGLLQGRPSPGQAGQTEAFTLESEVLPASDDAAALLQKLEAEELELNRRLKRFSGVAAVRTTSGDGGLPAQVQGREPVSLNFDDADLVEVLRLFMEILGENYTIYQGVGGKVTLEVAAELNREEIFELLRGVLRMNGAVMARRGPLWEVMPQAALPAAAEAGELLLPGDSENARGKAIRAFRLNYLPGAQFVNIIKPYLSKGAQVYVHDPSGVILVCDYDHVLSKVARLLSLFDVSVLAGLEQKVYLLKYVGAEDLIKELETLAGAYGLAGGKESNVNASVSFIALPRINLILALSRDAESLALVDEWVAELDREVPVLAQDATSEDIFVHYIQNGVAENIVEVLKGLFTKNGTKSATDLDKSKDKPQPLGKTLLDNQRQNEERAQKLQTTSPGAISGSLEGEVTFVVDKTTNSILVKATGGDYRKIKPVIEKLDIYPKQVLIEVTIAEVKLDETNKLGIEWSYLMKGLTGAKATGNLGIDSGLGLVSGSGDTLIGSGLSFLVENSGRFKAIVRALADDNRVNILSAPQILASDGETARIDVGEDVPTVTSSYRTTDSGSTAQTTDTTIQYRNVGIILTVTPHINDNGMVRMEINQEVSQLSTKTIEGINSPIFSQRVAESILSVADGQTVVIAGLIQQSRSDNYSGLPWLARVPGLRYLVGYKGREFHSVELMFFITPHVILQEEDSVFVSRPFLRRLEEVKKNFR, encoded by the coding sequence ATGGTGGCTTTGATCAATCCCGGCGGATGCGGGATGGAGTGGGAACGGATGGAGATTGTTAAACGGAAAGGTTGGTTGCGAACCCTATTGCTGCTGGGTTGCGCGTTGTGGCTGGCTTCATGTACGATGTGGCGGTCGTCCGTGCGGGACGAAGCCCTGCCTCCGGGAGGCTTGTTGCAGGGGCGTCCGTCCCCGGGCCAGGCCGGCCAGACGGAAGCCTTTACTCTGGAGTCCGAGGTGCTTCCGGCGTCGGATGACGCCGCGGCCCTGTTGCAAAAACTCGAAGCCGAAGAGCTTGAACTCAACCGTCGCCTGAAGCGCTTTTCCGGCGTGGCGGCGGTCAGAACCACTTCCGGGGACGGCGGGCTCCCGGCCCAGGTTCAGGGCCGGGAGCCGGTCAGTCTTAATTTCGACGACGCCGATCTGGTTGAGGTTCTGCGTCTGTTCATGGAGATTCTGGGCGAAAACTACACCATCTACCAGGGGGTCGGCGGCAAGGTCACGCTGGAGGTGGCGGCCGAACTCAACCGCGAGGAGATTTTTGAGTTGTTGCGTGGGGTTCTGCGCATGAACGGGGCGGTCATGGCCCGGCGCGGACCGCTCTGGGAGGTGATGCCCCAGGCCGCCCTGCCGGCCGCGGCCGAGGCCGGGGAACTGCTGCTGCCCGGCGATTCGGAAAATGCTCGGGGCAAGGCGATTCGCGCCTTTCGGCTCAATTACCTGCCCGGAGCCCAGTTCGTCAATATCATCAAGCCCTATCTCAGCAAGGGGGCTCAGGTTTACGTTCATGATCCGAGCGGGGTCATACTGGTCTGTGATTACGATCATGTCCTGAGCAAGGTTGCGCGGCTGTTGTCCCTGTTTGATGTCAGCGTGCTGGCCGGGCTTGAACAGAAGGTTTATCTGCTGAAATATGTCGGCGCCGAGGATCTGATCAAGGAGCTTGAAACCCTGGCCGGCGCATACGGCCTGGCGGGGGGCAAGGAAAGCAATGTCAACGCCTCGGTGAGTTTTATCGCCCTGCCCCGAATTAACCTGATTCTGGCCTTGAGTCGGGACGCCGAATCCCTGGCCCTGGTCGATGAATGGGTGGCCGAACTCGATCGTGAGGTGCCGGTCCTAGCCCAGGATGCGACGAGCGAGGATATCTTCGTTCATTATATTCAGAACGGCGTGGCCGAGAATATCGTCGAGGTGCTCAAGGGGCTGTTTACCAAGAACGGGACGAAGAGTGCGACCGACCTGGATAAAAGCAAGGATAAGCCGCAGCCGCTCGGCAAGACCCTGCTCGATAATCAGCGCCAGAATGAGGAGCGGGCACAGAAGTTGCAAACAACTTCACCCGGGGCGATTAGCGGCAGTCTCGAAGGGGAGGTGACCTTTGTGGTGGATAAAACCACCAACTCGATCCTGGTCAAGGCGACCGGCGGCGATTATCGTAAAATTAAGCCGGTTATCGAAAAGCTCGATATCTATCCGAAGCAGGTGCTGATCGAGGTGACGATCGCCGAGGTCAAGCTCGATGAAACCAATAAATTGGGTATTGAGTGGAGCTACCTGATGAAGGGCTTGACCGGGGCCAAGGCCACCGGAAATCTGGGGATTGATTCCGGGCTGGGCCTGGTCAGCGGCAGCGGTGACACCCTGATCGGTTCGGGCTTGAGCTTTCTGGTGGAAAATTCCGGTCGTTTCAAGGCCATTGTTCGGGCGCTGGCCGACGACAACCGGGTCAATATCCTTTCGGCCCCGCAGATTCTGGCATCCGACGGCGAGACCGCCAGGATCGATGTCGGCGAGGACGTGCCGACCGTGACCTCGAGCTATCGCACCACCGATTCCGGCTCCACGGCCCAGACCACCGATACCACCATTCAGTATCGCAACGTCGGCATCATCCTGACCGTGACCCCGCATATCAACGACAACGGCATGGTGCGCATGGAGATTAACCAGGAGGTCAGCCAGCTTTCAACCAAGACCATCGAGGGCATCAATTCCCCGATCTTTTCCCAGCGGGTGGCCGAAAGCATTCTCTCCGTGGCCGACGGTCAGACCGTGGTCATCGCCGGCCTGATTCAGCAGAGTCGCAGCGATAATTACAGCGGCCTGCCCTGGCTGGCCCGGGTGCCCGGACTGCGCTACCTGGTCGGCTATAAAGGCAGGGAGTTTCACAGTGTCGAACTGATGTTTTTCATCACGCCGCATGTCATTCTGCAGGAAGAGGACTCGGTTTTTGTCAGTCGGCCCTTTCTTCGGCGCCTGGAAGAGGTCAAGAAAAACTTTCGTTAA
- a CDS encoding type II secretory pathway, component PulK yields MTENGPVYAHNEQGFALIAVFWVSLLLSLLALNYATTARLNAEAARNRRLGAEYDYLLGSAVNKGYHEYLKYRANRALLAQKAEIEALCGRPLELWYPRFEPWLCELEGLRVAIRISGEAGKFQLRNLRPELWRRIIEVCGVTDDAARDTVVDAILDWIDGDSLQRLNGAETDYYKAQGLEYGCKNRDIDVIDELLLIKGVDSGLFYGEGKRPGLVDLLSPYGRADKIDINSCAPAALALVEDLPAEVIDAIVAFRGGAPITKMADLSEIVPPEYFSQLQRYFTIADSEYISVSATESGAGAEGFGWYRRIFAVNEKKP; encoded by the coding sequence ATGACGGAAAACGGGCCGGTTTACGCTCACAATGAACAAGGGTTTGCCCTGATCGCGGTTTTCTGGGTTTCCCTGCTGCTCAGCCTGCTGGCCCTGAACTACGCGACCACGGCTCGGCTCAATGCCGAGGCGGCTCGTAACCGCCGTTTGGGCGCCGAGTATGATTATCTGCTGGGGTCGGCGGTCAACAAGGGTTACCATGAATATCTCAAGTACCGGGCCAACCGCGCCCTGCTGGCGCAGAAGGCAGAGATTGAAGCGCTATGCGGCCGGCCTCTGGAACTCTGGTATCCGCGCTTTGAGCCCTGGCTTTGTGAACTGGAAGGCTTGCGGGTCGCAATTCGAATCAGTGGTGAGGCGGGCAAATTTCAGTTACGTAATCTGAGACCGGAGCTCTGGCGCCGGATCATCGAGGTCTGCGGCGTGACCGATGATGCCGCCCGGGATACGGTCGTCGATGCGATTCTGGATTGGATCGATGGCGACAGCCTGCAGCGTCTCAATGGCGCGGAGACCGATTATTACAAAGCTCAGGGTCTGGAATATGGTTGCAAGAACCGGGATATTGATGTTATAGACGAGCTTCTGTTGATCAAAGGCGTGGATTCAGGGCTCTTTTATGGAGAGGGAAAGCGTCCCGGTCTGGTTGATCTGCTTTCTCCCTACGGTCGCGCCGATAAAATCGATATCAACAGTTGCGCTCCGGCGGCCCTGGCCTTGGTCGAGGACTTGCCGGCGGAGGTGATTGACGCGATCGTCGCTTTCCGCGGCGGCGCGCCGATCACGAAGATGGCGGATCTGAGTGAAATCGTGCCGCCGGAATATTTCAGTCAGTTGCAGCGTTATTTCACGATCGCCGATTCCGAATACATCAGTGTCAGCGCGACCGAGTCAGGAGCCGGGGCCGAAGGCTTCGGCTGGTACCGGCGGATTTTTGCCGTCAATGAAAAAAAACCGTAG